Proteins encoded in a region of the Zea mays cultivar B73 chromosome 2, Zm-B73-REFERENCE-NAM-5.0, whole genome shotgun sequence genome:
- the LOC100285326 gene encoding Heavy metal-associated isoprenylated plant protein 27, with protein MGIVDVVSEFCSLPRTRRHLKKRKQFQTVEMKVRIDCEGCERKVKKAVEGMKGVSSVEVAAKQNKVTVTGYVDAAKVMRRVAYKTGKRVEPWPYVPYEMVQHPYAPGAYDKKAPAGYVRNVVADPTAAPLARASSTEVRYTAAFSDENPNACSVM; from the exons ATGGGCATCGTCGACGTCGTCTCCGAGTTCTGCTCCTTGCCGAGGACTCGCCGGCATCTCAAGAAGAGGAAGCAGTTCCAG ACGGTGGAGATGAAGGTGCGCATCGACTGCGAAGGGTGCGAGCGCAAGGTGAAGAAGGCGGTGGAGGGCATGAAGGGCGTGAGCTCCGTGGAGGTGGCGGCCAAGCAGAACAAGGTGACGGTCACGGGCTACGTGGACGCCGCCAAGGTCATGCGCCGCGTCGCCTACAAGACAGGCAAGCGGGTGGAGCCCTGGCCCTACGTGCCCTACGAGATGGTGCAGCACCCCTACGCGCCGGGCGCCTACGACAAGAAGGCCCCCGCCGGCTACGTCCGCAACGTCGTCGCCGACCCCACCGCCGCGCCGCTCGCCAGGGCCTCCTCCACCGAGGTCCGCTACACCGCCGCCTTCAGCGACGAGAACCCCAACGCCTGCTCCGTCATGTAG